Proteins co-encoded in one Hymenobacter swuensis DY53 genomic window:
- the rplK gene encoding 50S ribosomal protein L11 produces the protein MAKEIRGYLKLQIKGGAANPAPPVGPALGSKGLNIMEFCKQFNARTQDKAGQVCPVLITMYTDKSFDFVVKTPPVPVLLMEAAKLQSGSKEPNRNKVGSVSWDQVRTIAETKMPDLNAFKVESAMKQVAGTARSMGITVSGTSPFAE, from the coding sequence ATGGCCAAGGAAATTAGAGGTTATCTGAAGCTTCAGATAAAGGGAGGCGCCGCGAACCCCGCGCCGCCGGTTGGACCTGCACTTGGTAGCAAAGGCCTTAACATCATGGAGTTCTGCAAGCAATTCAATGCTCGCACCCAGGATAAGGCCGGCCAAGTTTGTCCTGTACTCATCACCATGTACACCGATAAGTCGTTCGACTTCGTGGTGAAAACGCCTCCGGTGCCGGTTCTGCTCATGGAAGCAGCCAAGCTCCAGAGCGGTTCGAAAGAGCCGAACCGTAACAAGGTAGGGTCGGTATCGTGGGACCAAGTACGCACCATCGCCGAGACGAAAATGCCCGACCTCAATGCCTTCAAGGTAGAGTCGGCAATGAAGCAGGTAGCTGGTACGGCTCGTAGCATGGGCATCACCGTGTCGGGTACTTCTCCTTTCGCTGAATAA